In Asterias rubens chromosome 15, eAstRub1.3, whole genome shotgun sequence, a genomic segment contains:
- the LOC117300389 gene encoding transmembrane protein 177-like has product MVLYKFAQFVRRPRNAVIVCGMVTAGVFCIKATPHVFPAKVYRPFVVAYKGGLEMPLSTSQTSEFYEVCSRIGVNSNTYHPFVTSRWEIGSRGLAWLPNGVQFGLPAILTNDPDLSAKRFSEPIKKADKEVSESFLNALCLSESARKFAIAREIFKIKRNATAFLVLLAPAVTAVNFCGVFAAHVFVPLPLITNIPVVGVFFFILYQFMMGVTNEREDFTADEKVSQLGEEYVRGGVEFYEKAIQKNIALRKIMGRRGEKMYTYYGNETAGLTYSSGANNTQKRDKLKKKLEFITKAKAEL; this is encoded by the coding sequence ATGGTTCTCTATAAGTTTGCTCAATTTGTGAGGCGACCTCGAAACGCTGTCATTGTTTGCGGCATGGTGACAGCTGGCGTGTTCTGCATTAAGGCAACACCACACGTTTTCCCTGCAAAGGTATACAGACCTTTTGTAGTAGCATACAAAGGCGGCCTCGAAATGCCGCTCTCGACATCTCAGACAAGTGAATTCTACGAGGTTTGTAGTCGCATCGGAGTTAACTCAAATACCTATCATCCTTTTGTCACAAGCAGATGGGAGATTGGGAGTCGAGGTTTAGCGTGGCTTCCAAATGGCGTCCAATTTGGGCTACCAGCAATCCTCACCAATGATCCCGACCTCTCTGCCAAACGATTCTCCGAACCAATCAAAAAGGCAGACAAGGAAGTCAGCGAATCATTCCTGAACGCCTTGTGTTTGAGCGAGTCAGCGCGAAAGTTTGCCATCGCCAGGGAGATCTTTAAAATTAAACGCAACGCCACAGCCTTCTTGGTCTTACTGGCCCCGGCCGTTACAGCGGTGAATTTCTGCGGTGTCTTCGCAGCTCACGTTTTCGTACCACTGCCATTGATCACAAACATTCCTGTGGTtggcgttttcttttttatcCTTTATCAGTTCATGATGGGAGTTACTAACGAGCGAGAGGATTTCACAGCGGATGAGAAAGTGTCGCAGCTTGGTGAGGAGTACGTTCGGGGCGGGGTTGAGTTCTACGAAAAGGCAATACAGAAGAATATAGCGTTGCGGAAGATAATGGGGAGGCGGGGTGAGAAGATGTACACCTATTACGGGAATGAGACGGCAGGACTCACGTATTCATCGGGAGCCAATAATACGCAAAAAAGAgacaaattgaagaaaaaacttgAATTCATCACCAAGGCAAAAGCTGAACTCTAA